A stretch of Miscanthus floridulus cultivar M001 chromosome 13, ASM1932011v1, whole genome shotgun sequence DNA encodes these proteins:
- the LOC136499728 gene encoding B3 domain-containing transcription factor NGA1-like: protein MSNGHGALDLCGERKGGKKVIDMEYMFSKILTPSNVGKMNHVLIPRQCAEGCFPKISEAKSGGDDDFLNFEYFPTVLIWLFRFCLCNNRKNYVLTKGWQVFIKEKNLKKGDILSFYHDVGKTTSPNHMFIHIKPHTSTMSLPHRVPSLIFSPSSLMIDDRVHESLGFRTSHGIVPASMPLSFGSGELMPLANLMTRQTTFPKLASPEIVREEKHLRLFGVDINIPNHDYVDESCSGLDKNAASMVLNNLDE from the coding sequence ATGAGCAATGGTCATGGAGCATTAGATCTATGTGGGGAAAGAAAAGGGGGTAAGAAGGTCATTGATATGGAGTACATGTTTAGCAAGATTCTGACTCCAAGCAATGTTGGTAAGATGAATCATGTACTGATCCCAAGGCAATGTGCGGAGGGCTGCTTCCCCAAGATTTCAGAGGCCAAGAGTGGTGGAGATGATGATTTCCTCAATTTTGAGTACTTCCCCACAGTGTTAATATGGCTCTTCCGCTTTTGCCTCTGCAATAATAGAAAGAACTATGTCCTAACCAAGGGCTGGCAAGTCTTTATCAAGGAGAAGAATCTCAAGAAAGGTGATATTTTATCCTTCTACCATGATGTtggtaagactacaagcccaaaCCACATGTTTATTCATATCAAGCCCCATACTAGTACCATGTCTCTGCCACATCGTGTGCCAAGTCTGATCTTCTCTCCATCTAGCTTGATGATTGATGACCGGGTCCATGAGAGCCTTGGCTTTCGTACAAGCCATGGAATTGTTCCAGCATCAATGCCTTTGTCCTTTGGATCTGGGGAGTTGATGCCTCTAGCTAATCTGATGACACGACAAACAACATTTCCTAAATTGGCATCACCTGAAATTGTAAGGGAAGAAAAGCATTTGCGACTATTTGGGGTTGACATTAACATCCCTAATCATGACTACGTTGATGAGTCTTGTAGTGGTCTCGACAAGAATGCTGCTTCAATGGTCCTGAACAATTTGGATGAATAA